TTATCCCTTTTGGAAAATTTACCTTGCAAATTAAAGGTAGCTTTGTTACATTTCAACCACCATCGGCTAGATCAAAATATCTCTCCTTTTAGAAATGTAACAGACTGAAATTAATATGTTTATTTTTTCAACATCTGTTGATAAATCTGTTTAAAAGTCACCTATCCAAGAAGGTCATATTCAAATGGAAAAGATTTGGCTTGAAGCCCAATCGAACATAAAGAAGGTCCTAACTCCGCAGACCTACAACACCTGGATCAAACCAATTCATTTCCACAACGTCAGTGACACCAATCTGACACTGGAAGTTCCCAGCAAATTCATCAAGGAATGGGTCACTGAAAAATACCTTTCCATCATTATAGAGGCAATATCCTCTCTTACCAACATCAAATATCAAGTTGATTTCAAAATAACGGAAAAATCCCAGGTGGAGAAAAAAAAGGTCGACCTTCAGGCTACTGAGAAGATCGAAAATGACTCCACCAGAAATGTTGATTTCAATACCAATCTCAACCCTAAATACACTTTCGATTCCTTCGTCTGCGGTGCCAGCAATCAGTTTGCACATGCCGCTTCCCAGGCAGTGGCAAACAACCCGGCCTGCAATTATAATCCTCTTTTCATTTATGGCGGCGTCGGCCTCGGCAAGACCCATCTTCTCATTGCAATCGGTAATCAGATCAGGGAAAACAATAAAAAAGCGAAAATTTGCTATTACTCATCTGAAAAATTCATGAATGAGATGATCAATTCCCTCCGCTATAAAAAAATGGATGAATTTCGCAATAAGTTTAGAAAAATGGACATTCTCCTCATCGACGACATTCAGTTCATGGCGGGAAAAGAAGCTACCCAGGAAGAGTTCTTCCATACCTTCAATGCATTATACGAATCGCACAAACAGATAGTTGTTACCTCGGATAAATTTCCCAAGGATATTCCTGGTCTTGAAGAAAGGCTCCGCTCGCGCTTCGAGTGGGGTTTGATCGCCGACATCCAGCCTCCCGACATTGAGACCAAGATAGCGATCTTAAAGAAAAAATCAGACTTGAACTCCATTACCCTGCCCAACGATGTGGCCCTTTTTCTTGCATCGAGTGCCACTAGCAACGTCAGGGAACTGGAAGGCATGTTGATCAGACTTGGAGCTTATGCGAGCCTCACCGGCAGTGAAATCAGCCTGAACATGGCCCGCGACATTCTGAAAGATATAATTGTCGAAAAAACCAAAGATATTACCGTAGAAATGATACAGAAACACGTTGCTGATCATTTCAAAATCAAAGTATCGGAGCTAAAATCGGACAAAAGGTTGAAAACCTTCGTAATTCCGCGCCAGATAGCCATATACATCAGCAGGGAACTCACCAAGGCCTCCTATCCTGAGATTGGAGAGAGATTCGGAGGTAAGGATCATTCTACAATCATACATTCGGTTAAAAAAATCGAGAAACAGATGGAAAATGACCTGGAGATAAAAAACACTGTGGAAAAGATGAAGAAGGAATTGATGAGTTGATGGGAAAAGCTGTTAATATTTCCCGACAGCTGTTGACAATTTAAGCGCGATGTTTAAAAACCTCCCAGCTGTCGTAACTGCCAACAATCTTATAAAGTGAAAAAAATACGTAACTTCGGCTAATTAGCCATTGTATCAACATATCCACAGCCACTATCTACTACTACTTAAAAGATTTAAAATATATTATTCGTATGTGACATGGAGGAGTAGATGGAATTCAGCATCAGCAAAGAAACATTCACCAAAGCCTTACAGAAGATCCAGGGAATCGTCGAAAAAAGAAATACTATGCCCATCCTTTCCAATGCCCTCATTGAAGCAAGCAATGGCTTGTTGCATATTACGGCTACCGACCTTGAAGTGGGCATGAAAAGCTCATACCCTGTAACAATTGCCAAAGAAGGAAAGATTACCGTAGCGGCAAAGAAAATTTACGAGATTATAAAAGAGCTTTCCGATGAAGAAATAACCTTTTCCACAAAAGAAAATGACTGGATAGAAATCCATTGCGGCAAAGCTCACTTCAACATAGTCGGCCTTTCACCCGATGAATTTCCCTATTTTCCCAAGGTAAACGACAACATTTTCGTTAATCTCAGCAACAACTTTTTGAGTGAAATGATTGAAAAGACCTCCTATGCAATCTGCACCGACGAGAGTAAATTCAATCTCAACGGAATTTTCATAAAAGCTGCCAGCGAAGAAGGCAGAAATGTCATCAGGATGGTTGCCACCGATGGACATCGGCTGTCAGTCACAAATAAGGAATTTGAAGGGGCCATTAGCAACGAACTGAGCAAAGGGGTCATATTTCCCAAAAAAGGGATTTATGAGTTGAAGAAGATTGCAGAAGAAGAAAGCGGCGACATAATGATGGGCTTCATGGATAACAGCGCCGTAATCAAGAAGGACAATACGGTTATTGTCATGCGCCTTATCGACGGGGAGTTTCCCGATTACACCAAAGTGATCCCTGCAAACAACGACAAGAAAGTAACAGTGTCCCGTGAGGCCCTGCTCCATTCACTCAGGAGGATGGCCATCCTCTCCAGTGAAAAATTCAAAGGTATAAAACTGGATGTACGAAGCGGCAGTATCGAGATTTCTTCCAGCAATCCCGAGTTGGGTGATGCCAGGGAGGAGCAGGAGGTTCTATACGATGGCACTCCCTTGTCGGTGAGGTTCAACGCCAGATACCTGATCGATGTTCTGACTGTCCTCAGGGATGATCAGGTTGAGCTGGATCTCAGGGATGAGTTATCTCCAATAATAATGAAACCGATAGCAAAGGATGATTTCATGTCGGTGATCATGCCCATGCGTCTCTAGAACTTTCCCTATCTAAGAAGGTTCAGCCACAGGGGACCAGCTCCCTGATAAGGCCCCTCTCGAAAGGAGTGGCCTTTTTAATGAAATAACAGTTGAGATGAAATTAAATAAAATATATCTTCAGTCGTTTAGAAATCTTCAAGAGACCATGCTGATGCCGGCTCAGCATTTCAATATTTTTTACGGCAATAATGGTCAGGGCAAGACAAATCTCCTTGAATCCATCTTTATTATGGCAACTATGAAATCCTTCAAAACTGCAAGGAGCAGCGACCTTGTGCGGTGGGGTGCCATCAGCAGCCTTTTAAAGGGCTGGGTGGAGCGGGATGGAGTAACTAGAGAAATAGCTGTTTTCCTGGATAACCAGGGTAAAAAAATAAGGGTAGACCAGAAGGCTGTTACCAGAATAGATGATTTTTTTGGCCATCTGAATGTGGTGGTATTCACTCCGGAAGAAGTGAACATGGTCAAGGGCCTGCCGGAGCTGAGAAGAAAATATCTGGACAGGGCTGTCTTCAGCAGTGATATCACCTATCTTTCCGTCTATCATGCTTACAGCAAGATCCTGAAAAACAGGAACATGCTTCTGAAAAGGGGAGAAAAGGCCAGCTTTGACATCTGGACTGAAAAGCTTGTCGAACAGGGAAAAAATATCATCCTTTCCAGGCTTGCCTATCTCGACGCCCTTCGAGACTTGCTTAAACGCTTTTACCGCGAGATATCGGGAAATGAAGAGGCCGTGGATATAAGCTACAGGCCTTATCATATGGATTTGGCTGACTGTAGAGGCGATGTGGCTGATGCTTTTGCAGAAGCCCTTGCTAAAACGGCGACGGAAGAAGAGCGCCGGGGAACGACCCTGGCAGGGCCCCACAGGGACGATGTGGAATTCATTCTCAACGGCAGACCGTTGAAACAGTTCGGTTCACAGGGACAGCAGAAGAGCTATGTGCTTGCCTTAAAAATGGCAGAAACTGAATACTTGCAGAAGAAATTCCACAGCCAGCCAATCTTTCTCCTGGATGATCTCAGCTCCGAGCTGGATCAGGAAAGGAAAAAAAACCTGATGGAGTTCCTGAAGAAAAGAGATATGCAGGTTTTCATCACAACCACGTCTCTGCAGAATATTAACGTTGATGAAATAGAAAACTACAGGACCTACCGGATTGAAGAGGGAAAGGTTCTACATTGAGGGACAACGATGAGCAATGACGAAACTTCCAAAGATTACGGTGCGGACAAGATCAAGGTGCTGGAAGGTCTTTCTGCGGTAAGAAAAAGACCAGCCATGTATATCGGGTCAACCTCCATCCAAGGGCTGCACCACCTTGTTTACGAGGTGGTTGATAACTCCATCGACGAGGCACTGGCTGGCCACTGTGATGACATTGCGGTGACTATCAATGTTGACGGGTCTGTAACCGTCGTAGACAACGGTCGCGGTATTCCTACAGATATGCATCCAACAGAAGGGAAATCTGCAGCGGAGGTAGTACTGACAGTACTTCACGCCGGTGGAAAATTCGATAATACTTCCTACAAGGTTTCTGGTGGCCTTCATGGCGTCGGAGTTTCGGTTGTCAATGCCCTGTCGAAGAAGCTGGAGCTGGAAATACGCCGGGATGGAAAAATATTCAAACAGTCCTACCGTTGTGGTGACCCCCAGGGTCCGCTGGAAGTGGTGGGCGAAACAAAGAAACGCGGCACCAAGATCATCTTTTTTCCCGACGATGAGATTTTCGAGACAACGGAGTTTTCCTTCGACATTCTCTCACAGCGCTTGCGGGAACTGGCATTCCTCAATGCCGGAGTAAAGATAAAGATAGTTGACGAGCGGACTGAAAAGGTGCATGAGTTCTTCTATGAAGGGGGTATACGGTCCTTTGTCGAATATTTGAACAAGAACAAGACCCCTATCCATCCCCAGCCGATATTCATCAACGGCGAAAAGGGTGGTGTGGAGATGGAAATTGCCATGCAGTATAACGATTCCTACGACGAGAAGGTGTTCTCCTTTGCCAATAACATCAATACCCATGAAGGCGGAACCCACCTTGTAGGTTTCAAGGCAGCCCTCACCCGCACCATGAACACCTATGCCAACACCAATAACCTGCTGAAAAACGTCAAGGAGAACATTTCCGGAGAAGACCTGCGTGAAGGGTTGACGGCTGTCATATCGGTAAAGATATCCCAGCCCCAGTTCGAGGGGCAGACCAAGACCAAGTTGGGTAACTCTGAAGTGAAGGGTTATGTGGAAACTTTGATGAACGAAAAGCTGGCAACCTACCTGGAGGAAAATCCGCAGATCGCCAAACGTATTCTGGAAAAATCCATCGATGCGGCCCGGGCCAGGGAAGCCGCCCGTAGAGCCCGCGACCTGACTCGGCGCAAGGGAGCGCTGGAGGTTGGAACACTGCCGGGCAAGCTGGCCGACTGCCAGGAAAAGGATCCGGCATTGTGCGAGCTTTTTTTGGTCGAGGGTGATTCTGCAGGTGGATCGGCAAAACAAGGGCGGGACCGTAAATATCAGGCCATACTCCCCCTCAAGGGAAAGATCCTCAACGTGGAGAAGGCGCGCTTCGACAAAATGCTCTCTTCCCAGGAGATACGCACCCTGATTGCGGCACTTGGCACCAGTGTCGGCAAAGGGGACTTCGACATCGCCAAGCTCCGTTACCACCGCATCATTATCATGACCGATGCCGACGTTGACGGCTCGCACATCCTGACTCTGCTCCTGACCTTCTTCTTCAGGCAGATGCTTGAACTGATCGAACGTGGATACCTCTACATTGCCCAGCCTCCTCTTTACAAGATCAAACGCGGGAAGAAGGAGCAATATCTGAAAAATGAGGCGGCGCTGCAAAGCTACCTGTTAGAGGAGGGCACCGAAGATCTGATCCTCCGTTTTGGGAGCGATGAGCGCACCTACCGTGGGAAACAGATCATCCCCCTGCTCAGGCAAATCATCGAACATCAGTCCCTCTTCGGCAAGGTAGTGAAGAAGGGGGTTAACGAGGAACTGCTGAAGATTTTCCTCAAGAGCGGCGTAAAAAGCGGGCTGGAAGAAATAAGCGAACTGGAGCCTTACCTGGCAAGAATGAAGGAGAACTTTCCCGATGCTGATTATATGCCGGGGGATCAGAAGATTATCTTCATGCTGGGGAATCTCAGGGTCAGCATAGATCAGCACATCTTTGACGCCATCAATTCCTATGAATATGACCTTCTGGTTGAAAGTCAGCGCAAGGTGGAAACCATCATGGGCAACGAGTCGGCAACGGTAGCCACCGAAGAAAAGCAATTGCTTGAAACGGAAAGCCATGAGGAACTGCTGGCATTTTTCCTCGAAACGGCTAAAAAAGGGCTGTATATCCAGCGTTACAAAGGTTTGGGAGAAATGAATCCTGAGCAGTTATGGGAAACCACCATGCATCCGGAGAACCGCTTACTGCTCCAGGTGAAGATCGAGGACACTGTCGAAGCAGAAGAGATATTTACCGTCCTTATGGGTGATCAGGTGGAACCGCGGCGCGAATTCATAGAGTTGAACGCACTGAACGTTTCCAATCTGGACATTTGATGACACAAGGGTGCTTTTCCGCCCTTATATGCCAATTGCAAAGAGGTCGTAATGCTTACTCAAACTAACAAGGTAGCGGTCAACATAGAAGATGAAATGAAAAGGTCGTACATGGATTACGCCATGTCCGTCATTATCGGACGGGCGCTTCCCGATGTGCGCGACGGTCTGAAGCCTGTTCACCGGCGCTGTCTCTATGCCATGTATGACATGGGCAATGATTACAATAAGCCATACAAAAAATCGGCCCGTGTCGTTGGTGATGTCATCGGTAAATATCATCCCCATGGCGATACGGCGGTTTACGACACACTGGTGCGCATGGCCCAGGATTTCTCCCTCCGTTATCCGCTTGTTGATGGTCAGGGGAACTTCGGATCCGTTGACGGAGATTCTCCGGCAGCCATGCGTTATACGGAAATCCGCATGTACCAGCTTGCCCACGAACTTCTGGCCGACATCGACAAGGAAACGGTGGAGATGGGGCCGAACTACGACGACTCGTTGAAAGAGCCGCTGGTTCTGCCGGCCAAGTTCCCCAACCTGCTGGTCAACGGCTCTTCAGGTATTGCCGTCGGTATGGCGACCAACATTCCTCCCCATAATCTGGCAGAGGTCATTGACGGTATCGTTGCTGTCATCCACAATCCTGAGCTGACCTTCGAGGAACTTATCGCACTCATTCCAGGGCCTGATTTCCCTACCGCCGGCTTCATCTATGGGCGGGAAGGGATACTTTCAGCCTACTCTACCGGCCGTGGTATCATCCAGATGCGTGCCAGGGCCATCGTTGAAACCCACAAGAAGACCGAGCGCCAGTCCATCGTCGTCACCGAAATTCCCTATCAGGTGAATAAGGCAAGGCTGGTTGAAAAGATCGCCGAACTGGTCAGGGAAAAGAAGATCGAAGGTATTTCCGACCT
This region of Geotalea daltonii FRC-32 genomic DNA includes:
- the dnaA gene encoding chromosomal replication initiator protein DnaA; the encoded protein is MEKIWLEAQSNIKKVLTPQTYNTWIKPIHFHNVSDTNLTLEVPSKFIKEWVTEKYLSIIIEAISSLTNIKYQVDFKITEKSQVEKKKVDLQATEKIENDSTRNVDFNTNLNPKYTFDSFVCGASNQFAHAASQAVANNPACNYNPLFIYGGVGLGKTHLLIAIGNQIRENNKKAKICYYSSEKFMNEMINSLRYKKMDEFRNKFRKMDILLIDDIQFMAGKEATQEEFFHTFNALYESHKQIVVTSDKFPKDIPGLEERLRSRFEWGLIADIQPPDIETKIAILKKKSDLNSITLPNDVALFLASSATSNVRELEGMLIRLGAYASLTGSEISLNMARDILKDIIVEKTKDITVEMIQKHVADHFKIKVSELKSDKRLKTFVIPRQIAIYISRELTKASYPEIGERFGGKDHSTIIHSVKKIEKQMENDLEIKNTVEKMKKELMS
- the dnaN gene encoding DNA polymerase III subunit beta; translation: MEFSISKETFTKALQKIQGIVEKRNTMPILSNALIEASNGLLHITATDLEVGMKSSYPVTIAKEGKITVAAKKIYEIIKELSDEEITFSTKENDWIEIHCGKAHFNIVGLSPDEFPYFPKVNDNIFVNLSNNFLSEMIEKTSYAICTDESKFNLNGIFIKAASEEGRNVIRMVATDGHRLSVTNKEFEGAISNELSKGVIFPKKGIYELKKIAEEESGDIMMGFMDNSAVIKKDNTVIVMRLIDGEFPDYTKVIPANNDKKVTVSREALLHSLRRMAILSSEKFKGIKLDVRSGSIEISSSNPELGDAREEQEVLYDGTPLSVRFNARYLIDVLTVLRDDQVELDLRDELSPIIMKPIAKDDFMSVIMPMRL
- the recF gene encoding DNA replication/repair protein RecF (All proteins in this family for which functions are known are DNA-binding proteins that assist the filamentation of RecA onto DNA for the initiation of recombination or recombinational repair.), producing the protein MKLNKIYLQSFRNLQETMLMPAQHFNIFYGNNGQGKTNLLESIFIMATMKSFKTARSSDLVRWGAISSLLKGWVERDGVTREIAVFLDNQGKKIRVDQKAVTRIDDFFGHLNVVVFTPEEVNMVKGLPELRRKYLDRAVFSSDITYLSVYHAYSKILKNRNMLLKRGEKASFDIWTEKLVEQGKNIILSRLAYLDALRDLLKRFYREISGNEEAVDISYRPYHMDLADCRGDVADAFAEALAKTATEEERRGTTLAGPHRDDVEFILNGRPLKQFGSQGQQKSYVLALKMAETEYLQKKFHSQPIFLLDDLSSELDQERKKNLMEFLKKRDMQVFITTTSLQNINVDEIENYRTYRIEEGKVLH
- the gyrB gene encoding DNA topoisomerase (ATP-hydrolyzing) subunit B; the protein is MSNDETSKDYGADKIKVLEGLSAVRKRPAMYIGSTSIQGLHHLVYEVVDNSIDEALAGHCDDIAVTINVDGSVTVVDNGRGIPTDMHPTEGKSAAEVVLTVLHAGGKFDNTSYKVSGGLHGVGVSVVNALSKKLELEIRRDGKIFKQSYRCGDPQGPLEVVGETKKRGTKIIFFPDDEIFETTEFSFDILSQRLRELAFLNAGVKIKIVDERTEKVHEFFYEGGIRSFVEYLNKNKTPIHPQPIFINGEKGGVEMEIAMQYNDSYDEKVFSFANNINTHEGGTHLVGFKAALTRTMNTYANTNNLLKNVKENISGEDLREGLTAVISVKISQPQFEGQTKTKLGNSEVKGYVETLMNEKLATYLEENPQIAKRILEKSIDAARAREAARRARDLTRRKGALEVGTLPGKLADCQEKDPALCELFLVEGDSAGGSAKQGRDRKYQAILPLKGKILNVEKARFDKMLSSQEIRTLIAALGTSVGKGDFDIAKLRYHRIIIMTDADVDGSHILTLLLTFFFRQMLELIERGYLYIAQPPLYKIKRGKKEQYLKNEAALQSYLLEEGTEDLILRFGSDERTYRGKQIIPLLRQIIEHQSLFGKVVKKGVNEELLKIFLKSGVKSGLEEISELEPYLARMKENFPDADYMPGDQKIIFMLGNLRVSIDQHIFDAINSYEYDLLVESQRKVETIMGNESATVATEEKQLLETESHEELLAFFLETAKKGLYIQRYKGLGEMNPEQLWETTMHPENRLLLQVKIEDTVEAEEIFTVLMGDQVEPRREFIELNALNVSNLDI